The sequence below is a genomic window from Mytilus edulis chromosome 2, xbMytEdul2.2, whole genome shotgun sequence.
aaccaactgtctatcgtctaatctataaaaaaaaaccaagaaacaaGATCTGAAACatttatgaacaacatcaacaaacgacaaccactaccATGACTACAGACTACATGTATCAGAAATTATAAAGTTTACCGGTAAACACAAAAGATGTCAAATGAAGCTAAGCAGTCTTCAagctgcaataaaaaaaaactagctgTAGCTATATACATAATGTAGCATACTGTTAATATTGCTGTTTTACTGATACATGTATACTTGAActtcaaacaatcaaacaatgAAGGGAATATACTTAATTGCCAAGTTATCTGATATTGCTTTTAATCATCATGTTTGACTTACTCTTCACTTCATATTTTTAAGCCAGTAAACTTTTTTGGAGAAAGATATACTATGttatgtacatgttgtaaatacaaaatgtttcattttatcaGCTCATGTAAAGTTAGTCTTGGTAGGACTAAAGATGTCTTCCAAGTGGCCATTGCAATTTCCTGTGATTACACTTCCTACAAATAGGTCAAAAGTGGTGACAACTGTGTCATTAGGGCTTGCTATACTGGGACTGATTACAGCATATTTCCGTCTAAGGAAGAAATGTAGTCAGAATGTAAAACGACAAGTTCCTGATGGAAGTGAACATAATAGTAGATTGCATAGCTATCTTAATGGaggtttgttttatttataaacctAGACAGAAATCCCATCTCTTTATGATTTTAGATATAAAACACTATTTGAACATAACAGGAAAAGAAATACTAAATGACTACGAGAATAAAACTACAAATCAAATTAGCATCATTTATACAAAACACTTCATAAACCAATTCAAAAAACAAGAGTTTACTCAGGTAATCATGAAAGGTAAACAGTTCCTGTTCTTACAGCACTAGTGGGACAATTGTCATGAGTGTGTTTAGATATTCAACCATATACATGCTTAAGAAATGTTGCTACAATATATCTCATAAATTTAAGGAATTTAgtgtctttcaaatgtttttttagattacTTGTAAACTTTCGATGAATATGTTGAAATGAAACTTTTTGTATTATATCTGCAATCCTATATCGCATTTACCTTGTCTGTCCGTCCAACAAATATTTGCATCACACTTTTCACAACTAAACAcaatgacttcatatttggtcAATAACTGGTCAGTTTCAAGTATGTAAGGTATTAGCACTTTTTGGATCTGTCAGATATATTACCTGTTttccaaattttgtttttatgttgttggAATTATTGACTTGAATTGATAAAATCAATGGTGGCATATGCACGCAGttctattatttgttttaaataaagacGTTTACAACAATGTAAATATTCAGGCCTGAGAATGAAAAGACTACCCAGCTTTTTAACTTGCTGTTGTGGTTCACAGCTTCATTTGGTCATTATTGTAAGATTTCTATTTTATTACAGATGTGACAACAGGTAGAGGACATCATGCTGAGAGTCCATCTGGTAGTTCTACACTATCTAGATTTAACAAGACACAGTTCGGTTCCATGTCCAGTTTGGCTGCATCATCTGTATCCACAGTAACACATGCTCCGATAGACACAGGATCATTGTCCCCAATACAGCTGTGTCATCTAGGTAAATCTTGAAATTATTAAGATACATGTTTTCAGTTCTTATTTTGAATAGTGAAAGTGTATATTGCCTTACTGaacacatttttatacgaccgcaaaaattgaaattttttttgttgtatattggtatcatgttggcgtTGTTGTCGTCTGTAGTCCTCGTCATTGTCCGTAGTTGTCGTCATCattgtcgtccgaagacatttggtttttcgCACTCTAAtttaagtaaaagtaaatagaaatctatgaaatttaaacacaaggtttattcccataaaaggaaggttgggattgattttgggtgttttggtcccaacagtttagaattaggggccaaaaagggcccaaataagcatttttcttggtttttgcacaataactttagaataagtaaacagaaatctatgaaattttaacgtaaggtttatgaccacaaaaggaaggttgggattgattttgggagtttaagtcacaacagtttaggaattaggggccaaaaaaaggtcccaaaataagcattttacttggtttttgcacaataactttagtataagttaatagcaatctatgaaattttaacacaaggtataTGACTACataaggaaggtttggattgattttgggagttttggtcctaacaaattaggggccaaaagggtccaaaattaaacttcgtttgatttcataaaaaattgaactacttgggttctttgatataccaaatctaacagtgtatttagattcttgatttttggtcccgttttcaaattggtgtacattaaggtccaaagggtcgaaaattaaacttagtttgattttaacaaaaaatgaattattggggttcttagATAAacatctaaacatgtacttagttttttgattatgggcccagttttcaagttggtccaaattgaggtccaaaattaaaattttttttgtttgatttcaacaaaaattcaatctatggggttcttcaatatgctgaatctaaccatgtatttagatttttaatactTAGgactggttatcaaattggtccatattgaggtctaaagggtccaaaattgaacttatttgatttcatcaaaaattgaattcttgcgGAGTATCTGGTTACTTCTTTGGCAGAAATTTGCACTGATAAAGATAtcgggctgatttttggtatgtgagttaaccatgatgagttacagatcaagtttaagttttgttccgctctgctaattttttctgaaatcacgggctttggactttgataaatttttgaaaatcacagttatacagactttttttctaaacgccttgaGATATTGGGCTGATTATTGGTaggtgagttaaccatgatgagttacagatcaagtttaagctTTGTTCCGCTcagctaatttttgccaaaattaagggtttaagactttaaaattgttgaaaatcacagttatacagactttttttaaTACGCCTTCAgatttgagctgatttttgataattgagactaccatcatgtttgtgtccacatgtgttgttgaaattgcagatttgTCCACTTTTTGAGATAGGGCCATTTGTGTCTTTTCAACACATTTAGTttttttctataggctttgtatgcaCAAATTGGCACAACGAAGAAAACAATGTCAACTCAAAGGCAAATTTTAatcaaaccatgaaaattgatagCCACAAAACATACAAATCCACAGTATATTGGACATGATTATATTATGACAATTGAAATGCATAGATAGGCTGTCTACAAAATATTCTAATTGTAGCCTTTTTCTAAGTTTTCTGTTGTACTTATATTTGTACctcaaaattaagaaattacTCTGTTTCACAAATCCAGGGTCTCCACAAAAACCTTTAACTAAAATTACTCGCACAATGTGTCTATATTTTGTAAGACTTGTAAATGATCATTACACAATTTATCTTGTTTTTAAAGGATTTGAAACCTTACAGACAGCAGTAAGTTATTGGGAGGATGCAAATGGGAAATTATTATCAACTGAGGACCAATCAAAACCAGCCATGCACGTAAGTCAGATAATGATGGCTACCCAATTTTCAGAATACATGTACATTCTTTTGTAAGTCACTGAAAatcgaacaaaaaaaaaaaaacagctgtgTTTCAAATTGAGACATAAATATCTGCATCATCATACTTGATATgcttttataactttatatatgaccacaaaaaatttttgcagtcgtatattggtatgaagTTGGTGTCATCGTcgttggcgtcgttgtcgtccgaagacacgttggttttcacactataactttagttttaagtaaatagaaatctatgaaatttaaacacaaggtttatgaccataaaaggaaggttgggattgatttcgggtgttttggtcacaacagttaaggaataaggggccaaaaaggggcccaaataagcatttttcttggtttttcgcaccatatctttagtataagtaaatagaaatctatgaaatttaaacacaaggtttatgaccataaaagaaaggttgggattgattttggtagttttggtcccaacagtttaggaattaggggcccaaagggtccaaaattaaactttgtttgatttcatcacaaactgaataattggggttctttgatatgccaaatctaactgtgtatgtagattcttaatttttggtcccgttttcaagttggtctacattaaggtccaaagggtccaaaattaaactttgtttgatttcaacaaaaattgaatccttggggttctttgatatgctgaatctaaatatgTATCAAGATTTTTGCTTTtggggccagttttcaagttggtccaaatcgtggtccaaaattaaactttgtttgctatcaacaaaaattgaataattggggttctttgatatgccgaatctaaacatgtatttagatttttgattataggcccagtttttatgttggtccaaatcggggtccaaaattaaactttgtttgatttcaacaaaaaatgaatatatggggttctttgatatatgctgaatctaaccatgtatttagatttttgatatttgggcccggttatcaaattggtccacattgaggtctaaagggtccaaaattgaactttttttgatttcataaaaaattgaattcttggggttctttgatatgctgaatctaaccatgtatttagattttagatattggaccataataggtaaatgtccaatttaaaatttttaagtttttaagttaaGGTTCTTAGAccatattcattctgtgtcagaaacctatgttgtgtcaactttttaatgacaatccaaattcagagctgtatcaagcttgaatgttgtgtccatacttgccccaactgttcagggttcgaactctgcggtcctataaagctgcgcccttcggagcatctggttacaatATTGAACCATGGATGAAGGGTATGGTATAGCATAAGACATGGTTCTTCACACTTATAGGAACTTTTATGACACAGTTAATctattttcattttgttgttgtaGGACAATATGATATTAATTCTCAGTATGAATTTGTATCATCTTTTTAGAACAAAGGGATGacagttatttatgtattatgtctaatataaaaatagaagatgtggtttgattcccaatgagacaactctccaacagagaGTTGGagaacaaatgacatagaagttaataACTATTAATATTTACACAAATAAGATAATAGATTTGTAATGTTTTATAGGATGCAGAAACTTTAGCATTACATCAACAGTTAGAAAGATTACTGGACTCTTCTTACAGAATGATGGACAGTTATGAACGTCAGTGTGAAAGACAGGCAGATCAAGTAGCATTTGATTCTGCTATTACAGCATATACCACAGAGATGGAGAGAGCGTCATCAAAAAGAAGTTTAGACACTGGTTCCCAAAGTGACCAAGATTCATTTGTATCAGCTACAGATGTAAATACAAGTTATGATAGATCTTGTAAAATATCATGAAAAATATACTATTTCAAAGCccttaatgtaaaatatatgtaattGCATGCCTCCATATCTTGTAGAAAGAATTTATAATATACctgatatatacatatttttttcaaaatctacctACCCATATATAGGAGATTTCATTTTTATGCTTTGAAAGGTAatgatataaatagaaatttaaaaatggAATAACTCCACTTGGCTGTATACAATTTAAATGGTAGTTTCTGTTATTTTGATctgagaattttattttatttaaaaattataatttcctTTATTACTTTCTTATAGATGGCTAATTTAGCAGATTTAGACAACCATAGAGAAATGTTCCAACACTTACCATTGTATGAAGCAGGTCTTTTAGAATTAAAACATGGAACCATAACATGTAGAACACTCAGGTATACAACTCATGCATTAGAGGATGCAAATGgggtttaatattttaaaagaaacattttataataatgtATTGAGTTATTGTTACAATACTCTCCTGctaaatatagatttaaaaaattaatattttgcaGTTACCACTGATATTAATTTTGACACTCTTGTGCCAATGTATGAAAAAGGCCATGTGTTTTGAACCAAAAAAATATCTGTATAGCTGCTATGATTTATAGGTAAtcattctaaaaataaaacagaggTATAGCTGCTATGATTTATAGGTAAtcattctaaaaataaaacagaggTGGGTTTTTTTCTAGACTTTCTTTGCATTCTgtctttcacaaaaaaaaaaaaaacactgtgtAACAATGATATGATTGTAGGTctcaatttatttgataaaacacATGCCTTTTTGTCGaacctgcaacttttgttgcagaaagctcgacatagggatagtgatccggcggcggctacggcgtcggcggcggcgttagctaacttcttaaaagctttatattttagaaggtggaagacctggatgcttcatactttgtatatagatgcctcatgttacgaagtttccgtcactCACATGTCcaatgaccttgacctcgttttcatggttcagtgtccacttgaaaaaaaagttcagattttttgtaatgttgaattctctcttattataagtaataggataactatatttgatatgtgcgtaccttgcaaggtcctcatgtctgtcagacagttttcacttgacctcgacctcatttcatggatcagtgaacaaggttaagttttggtggtcaagtccatatctcagatactataagcaatagggctagtatattcggtgtatggaaggactctaaggtgtacatgtccaactggcaggtgtcatctgaccttgacctcattttcatggttcagtggttatagttaaatttttgtgttttggtctgtttttctcatactatatgcaataggtctactatatttgttgtatagaatgattgtaaggtgtacatgtctagcaggcagatgtcatgtgaccttgacctcattttcatggttcagtggtcaaagttaagtttttgagttttggtctttttatctaattctatatgccataggtcaactatatttatacccccgctttaaaaaagggggggtatactgttttacctctgtctgtccgtccatcagtccgtccgtccgtccgtcagtcagtccgtcccatgaaactttcgtgacatttttctcaggaactacacatccaccctttctgtaatttggtatcaacatttatatatgtcagccataccgtgtgatgcgttttcagattcatcacttgacaactttctgtttactgaacacttgtctgattttacacatgatagccaagttgaaaattttcgtcacatttttctcaggaactacaatacaaggatttctgaaaattggtttcaggatttatataagtcagctataccgtgtgatgcgttttcagattcatcactcgacaacttcctgtttaccgaacacttgtatgattttacacatgataaccaagttgaaaattttcgtcacatttttctcaggaactacaatacaaggatttctgaaatttggtttcaggatttatataagtcagctataccgtgtgatgcgttttcagattcatcactcgacaacttcctgtttaccgaacacttgtatgattttacacatgataaccaagttaaaaattttcgtcacatttttctcaggaactacaatacaaggatttctgaaatttggtttcaggatttttataagtcacctataccgtgtgatgcgttttcagattcatcactcgacaacttcctgtttaccgaacacttgcatatt
It includes:
- the LOC139512637 gene encoding mitoguardin-like, which codes for MSSKWPLQFPVITLPTNRSKVVTTVSLGLAILGLITAYFRLRKKCSQNVKRQVPDGSEHNSRLHSYLNGDVTTGRGHHAESPSGSSTLSRFNKTQFGSMSSLAASSVSTVTHAPIDTGSLSPIQLCHLGFETLQTAVSYWEDANGKLLSTEDQSKPAMHDAETLALHQQLERLLDSSYRMMDSYERQCERQADQVAFDSAITAYTTEMERASSKRSLDTGSQSDQDSFVSATDMANLADLDNHREMFQHLPLYEAGLLELKHGTITCRTLRTEMTHCLSDTEFLAKLHCLRLALEIIFSNNSNKDYFRRMGKQIIGDILVKSERDPEEFFVAYDEMMDYVFKSSNWPQMEEELKGRGVKSFTFYDVVLDFILMDAFDDLSNPPSSVITVVQNRWLSNGFKETALSTAVWSVLKAKRRMLKVPDGFIGRFYSITEHTSPVLAWGFLGPDSPLKEICLYFKDIVLGFICDIFSFEKSRYTTLDDLAEDIFRLGKQRCEDAAIKLAT